Proteins encoded in a region of the Salvelinus fontinalis isolate EN_2023a chromosome 17, ASM2944872v1, whole genome shotgun sequence genome:
- the LOC129813809 gene encoding putative zinc finger protein 286B isoform X1, with product MASCNFQAQLVSILEVLAKAAVAEINKRVDDSCAVIRLEMTQSQRDIDVLKRKCQIMESELEKTCRRKGFYPVASERSSYPVKIVLNKQRSSSQCRDKELAVEEDSQPQPSDVEQRVETEPILIKDEETAEDVWKTDPQEEIRITGEGGCNHKGCCSVCLWKTVCGESGSKPGKSPSFEQRHCDEDLITQPNISHKDSVEHYPNSDRPEEPGTPRLASTEVFSAEQHRPDEDSLDLVMVKEEELNQTTALAGPDQFVMDETDGQLWTSVDPGRDTDPDGHPDFSFHSTEEYSQNISMVPSHSGLSSVPTMTDDVGPSLHSSIWKPHANMLSAAAHMRRHVSTLTDEARQQMPEGQSSEMLISNNEGNSLALQPRQHQYRASEATVRLSECMTGSNMATTSTFSGYSLSRSSFNMVKRMRTQWRSGSTTERRFSCTFCGKSFQRLCQLKEHLRSHTGEKPYTCEQCGRSFTKQCNLIRHAMVHSGEKPYECTQCGKCFTRRSKMMSHQRTHIGECAVSPYVAPAYPGDPHTSLM from the exons ATGGCGAGCTGCAATTTTCAGGCGCAATTGGTATCCATTCTGGAGGTATTAGCTAAAGCAGCTGTAGCAGAAATAAACAAACGTGTAGATGATAGCTGTGCTGTTATACGTTTGGAAATGACCCAAAGCCAGCGAGATATTGATGTACTGAAAAGGAAGTGTCAAATTATGGAGAGCGAGCTGGAGAAGACGTGCAGACGAAAAG GTTTTTACCCCGTGGCTTCAGAGAGATCTTCTTATCCAGTCAAGATTGTTTTGAATAAGCAGAGGAGTAGCTCACAGTGCAGAGACAAAGAGCTGGCTGTTGAAGAGGACTCTCAACCCCAG CCTTCAGATGTGGAGCAGAGAGTGGAGACTGAACCCATACTGATCAAAGatgaggagacagcagaggaTGTGTGGAAGACTGACCCTCAGGAAGAGATCAGGATCACTGGAGAGGGTGGGTGCAACCATAAGGGGTGCTGCTCAGTCTGTCTATGGAAgactgtctgtggtg AGTCTGGTTCCAAGCCTGGGAAATCACCATCCTTTGAGCAACGGCACTGTGATGAGGACTTAATCACACAACCCAATATATCTCACAAAGACTCAGTGGAACATTACCCCAATTCTGATCGTCCAGAGGAACCAGGAACACCCCGGCTCGCATCTACAGAGGTGTTCAGCGCAGAGCAACACCGGCCAGACGAGGACTCACTAGATCTAGTGATGGTGAAAGAGGAGGAGTTAAATCAGACCACGGCCTTGGCAGGACCTGACCAGTTTGTCATGGATGAGACTGATGGGCAGCTGTGGACCTCTGTGGATCCAGGCAGAGACACTGACCCTGATGGACACCCAGATTTCTCCTTTCATTCCACAGAAGAGTACTCTCAGAATATCTCAATGGTCCCATCTCATAGTGGGCTGTCATCTGTTCCTACTATGACAGATGATGTAGGGCCATCGCTTCACTCTTctatatggaaaccacatgctaACATGCTCAGTGCAGCAGCACACATGAGAAGACATGTCAGTACATTGACTGATGAGGCTAGACAACAGATGCCAGAGGGACAGAGCAGTGAGATGCTGATCTCAAATAATGAAGGAAATAGTTTAGCTCTACAGCCAAGGCAGCATCAATACAGGGCTTCAGAAGCAACAGTGAGATTGAGTGAGTGCATGACAGGGTCAAACATGGCCACCACTTCCACCTTCTCTGGATACAGCCTGAGTCGCAGTAGTTTTAACATGGTGAAGAGAATGAGGACTCAGTGGAGGTCGGGCAGCACCACCGAGAGGCGTTTCAGCTGCACCTTCTGTGGGAAGAGCTTCCAGCGTCTCTGCCAGCTCAAAGAACACCTCCGGAGTCACaccggagagaaaccttacaCCTGCGAACAGTGTGGCAGGAGTTTTACCAAGCAGTGCAACCTGATCAGACATGCTATGGTCCACAGTGGGGAGAAGCCATACGAGTGCACACAGTGTGGGAAGTGCTTCACCCGGCGCTCCAAAATGATGTCACATCAAAGAACTCACATAGGAGAGTGTGCAGTGTCTCCATACGTGGCACCTGCATACCCTGGGGATCCACACACAAGTTTAATGTAG
- the LOC129813809 gene encoding zinc finger protein 263-like isoform X3, translating to MASCNFQAQLVSILEVLAKAAVAEINKRVDDSCAVIRLEMTQSQRDIDVLKRKCQIMESELEKTCRRKGFYPVASERSSYPVKIVLNKQRSSSQCRDKELAVEEDSQPQPSDVEQRVETEPILIKDEETAEDVWKTDPQEEIRITGEESGSKPGKSPSFEQRHCDEDLITQPNISHKDSVEHYPNSDRPEEPGTPRLASTEVFSAEQHRPDEDSLDLVMVKEEELNQTTALAGPDQFVMDETDGQLWTSVDPGRDTDPDGHPDFSFHSTEEYSQNISMVPSHSGLSSVPTMTDDVGPSLHSSIWKPHANMLSAAAHMRRHVSTLTDEARQQMPEGQSSEMLISNNEGNSLALQPRQHQYRASEATVRLSECMTGSNMATTSTFSGYSLSRSSFNMVKRMRTQWRSGSTTERRFSCTFCGKSFQRLCQLKEHLRSHTGEKPYTCEQCGRSFTKQCNLIRHAMVHSGEKPYECTQCGKCFTRRSKMMSHQRTHIGECAVSPYVAPAYPGDPHTSLM from the exons ATGGCGAGCTGCAATTTTCAGGCGCAATTGGTATCCATTCTGGAGGTATTAGCTAAAGCAGCTGTAGCAGAAATAAACAAACGTGTAGATGATAGCTGTGCTGTTATACGTTTGGAAATGACCCAAAGCCAGCGAGATATTGATGTACTGAAAAGGAAGTGTCAAATTATGGAGAGCGAGCTGGAGAAGACGTGCAGACGAAAAG GTTTTTACCCCGTGGCTTCAGAGAGATCTTCTTATCCAGTCAAGATTGTTTTGAATAAGCAGAGGAGTAGCTCACAGTGCAGAGACAAAGAGCTGGCTGTTGAAGAGGACTCTCAACCCCAG CCTTCAGATGTGGAGCAGAGAGTGGAGACTGAACCCATACTGATCAAAGatgaggagacagcagaggaTGTGTGGAAGACTGACCCTCAGGAAGAGATCAGGATCACTGGAGAGG AGTCTGGTTCCAAGCCTGGGAAATCACCATCCTTTGAGCAACGGCACTGTGATGAGGACTTAATCACACAACCCAATATATCTCACAAAGACTCAGTGGAACATTACCCCAATTCTGATCGTCCAGAGGAACCAGGAACACCCCGGCTCGCATCTACAGAGGTGTTCAGCGCAGAGCAACACCGGCCAGACGAGGACTCACTAGATCTAGTGATGGTGAAAGAGGAGGAGTTAAATCAGACCACGGCCTTGGCAGGACCTGACCAGTTTGTCATGGATGAGACTGATGGGCAGCTGTGGACCTCTGTGGATCCAGGCAGAGACACTGACCCTGATGGACACCCAGATTTCTCCTTTCATTCCACAGAAGAGTACTCTCAGAATATCTCAATGGTCCCATCTCATAGTGGGCTGTCATCTGTTCCTACTATGACAGATGATGTAGGGCCATCGCTTCACTCTTctatatggaaaccacatgctaACATGCTCAGTGCAGCAGCACACATGAGAAGACATGTCAGTACATTGACTGATGAGGCTAGACAACAGATGCCAGAGGGACAGAGCAGTGAGATGCTGATCTCAAATAATGAAGGAAATAGTTTAGCTCTACAGCCAAGGCAGCATCAATACAGGGCTTCAGAAGCAACAGTGAGATTGAGTGAGTGCATGACAGGGTCAAACATGGCCACCACTTCCACCTTCTCTGGATACAGCCTGAGTCGCAGTAGTTTTAACATGGTGAAGAGAATGAGGACTCAGTGGAGGTCGGGCAGCACCACCGAGAGGCGTTTCAGCTGCACCTTCTGTGGGAAGAGCTTCCAGCGTCTCTGCCAGCTCAAAGAACACCTCCGGAGTCACaccggagagaaaccttacaCCTGCGAACAGTGTGGCAGGAGTTTTACCAAGCAGTGCAACCTGATCAGACATGCTATGGTCCACAGTGGGGAGAAGCCATACGAGTGCACACAGTGTGGGAAGTGCTTCACCCGGCGCTCCAAAATGATGTCACATCAAAGAACTCACATAGGAGAGTGTGCAGTGTCTCCATACGTGGCACCTGCATACCCTGGGGATCCACACACAAGTTTAATGTAG
- the LOC129813809 gene encoding putative zinc finger protein 286B isoform X2, which produces MASCNFQAQLVSILEVLAKAAVAEINKRVDDSCAVIRLEMTQSQRDIDVLKRKCQIMESELEKTCRRKERSSYPVKIVLNKQRSSSQCRDKELAVEEDSQPQPSDVEQRVETEPILIKDEETAEDVWKTDPQEEIRITGEGGCNHKGCCSVCLWKTVCGESGSKPGKSPSFEQRHCDEDLITQPNISHKDSVEHYPNSDRPEEPGTPRLASTEVFSAEQHRPDEDSLDLVMVKEEELNQTTALAGPDQFVMDETDGQLWTSVDPGRDTDPDGHPDFSFHSTEEYSQNISMVPSHSGLSSVPTMTDDVGPSLHSSIWKPHANMLSAAAHMRRHVSTLTDEARQQMPEGQSSEMLISNNEGNSLALQPRQHQYRASEATVRLSECMTGSNMATTSTFSGYSLSRSSFNMVKRMRTQWRSGSTTERRFSCTFCGKSFQRLCQLKEHLRSHTGEKPYTCEQCGRSFTKQCNLIRHAMVHSGEKPYECTQCGKCFTRRSKMMSHQRTHIGECAVSPYVAPAYPGDPHTSLM; this is translated from the exons ATGGCGAGCTGCAATTTTCAGGCGCAATTGGTATCCATTCTGGAGGTATTAGCTAAAGCAGCTGTAGCAGAAATAAACAAACGTGTAGATGATAGCTGTGCTGTTATACGTTTGGAAATGACCCAAAGCCAGCGAGATATTGATGTACTGAAAAGGAAGTGTCAAATTATGGAGAGCGAGCTGGAGAAGACGTGCAGACGAAAAG AGAGATCTTCTTATCCAGTCAAGATTGTTTTGAATAAGCAGAGGAGTAGCTCACAGTGCAGAGACAAAGAGCTGGCTGTTGAAGAGGACTCTCAACCCCAG CCTTCAGATGTGGAGCAGAGAGTGGAGACTGAACCCATACTGATCAAAGatgaggagacagcagaggaTGTGTGGAAGACTGACCCTCAGGAAGAGATCAGGATCACTGGAGAGGGTGGGTGCAACCATAAGGGGTGCTGCTCAGTCTGTCTATGGAAgactgtctgtggtg AGTCTGGTTCCAAGCCTGGGAAATCACCATCCTTTGAGCAACGGCACTGTGATGAGGACTTAATCACACAACCCAATATATCTCACAAAGACTCAGTGGAACATTACCCCAATTCTGATCGTCCAGAGGAACCAGGAACACCCCGGCTCGCATCTACAGAGGTGTTCAGCGCAGAGCAACACCGGCCAGACGAGGACTCACTAGATCTAGTGATGGTGAAAGAGGAGGAGTTAAATCAGACCACGGCCTTGGCAGGACCTGACCAGTTTGTCATGGATGAGACTGATGGGCAGCTGTGGACCTCTGTGGATCCAGGCAGAGACACTGACCCTGATGGACACCCAGATTTCTCCTTTCATTCCACAGAAGAGTACTCTCAGAATATCTCAATGGTCCCATCTCATAGTGGGCTGTCATCTGTTCCTACTATGACAGATGATGTAGGGCCATCGCTTCACTCTTctatatggaaaccacatgctaACATGCTCAGTGCAGCAGCACACATGAGAAGACATGTCAGTACATTGACTGATGAGGCTAGACAACAGATGCCAGAGGGACAGAGCAGTGAGATGCTGATCTCAAATAATGAAGGAAATAGTTTAGCTCTACAGCCAAGGCAGCATCAATACAGGGCTTCAGAAGCAACAGTGAGATTGAGTGAGTGCATGACAGGGTCAAACATGGCCACCACTTCCACCTTCTCTGGATACAGCCTGAGTCGCAGTAGTTTTAACATGGTGAAGAGAATGAGGACTCAGTGGAGGTCGGGCAGCACCACCGAGAGGCGTTTCAGCTGCACCTTCTGTGGGAAGAGCTTCCAGCGTCTCTGCCAGCTCAAAGAACACCTCCGGAGTCACaccggagagaaaccttacaCCTGCGAACAGTGTGGCAGGAGTTTTACCAAGCAGTGCAACCTGATCAGACATGCTATGGTCCACAGTGGGGAGAAGCCATACGAGTGCACACAGTGTGGGAAGTGCTTCACCCGGCGCTCCAAAATGATGTCACATCAAAGAACTCACATAGGAGAGTGTGCAGTGTCTCCATACGTGGCACCTGCATACCCTGGGGATCCACACACAAGTTTAATGTAG
- the LOC129813827 gene encoding zinc finger protein 543-like, whose amino-acid sequence MASCNFQAQLVSILEVLAKAAVAEINNRVDDSCAVIRLEMTQSQRDIDVLKRKCQMMESELKKTRGRVRKKGFYPMLSERSSYPVKIVLNKQRSNSQWGEDNMAVEEDSHLHPTDVEQRVETEPLLIKDEGTAEDVWKTDLQEELRITGKESGSKPGKPPSFEQRRCDEDLITQPNISHKDSVEHYPNSDRPEEPGTPRLASTEVFSAEQHRLDEDSLDLVMVKDEELDQTTVLAGPDQFVMDDNDGQLWTSVGPGRDTDPDGHPDFSFHSTEEYSQNISIFPSHSGLPPIPTMTNEVGPSLHSSIWKPHANVFSAAKHMKRHVRTSSDETSQQMPEGQSSETLNSNNEGNSLALQPRQHQYRASEATVRLSECMTGSNMATTSTFSGYSLSHSSFNMVKRMRTQWRSGGTTERRFSCTFCGKSFQRLCQLKVHLRSHTGEKPYTCEQCGRSFTQQCNLIRHAMVHSGEKPYECTQCGKCFTRRSKMMSHQRTHIGECAPPTSQYMVPAYPGDPHRSLMSSQTRWNKVNNCIIFWTTFSMGKFGS is encoded by the exons TTGGAAATGACCCAAAGCCAGCGAGATATTGATGTACTGAAAAGGAAGTGTCAAATGATGGAGAGCGAGTTGAAGAAGACACGAGGACGAGTCAGGAAAAAAG GTTTTTACCCCATGTTATCAGAGAGATCTTCATATCCAGTCAAGATTGTTTTGAACAAGCAGAGGAGTAACTCACAGTGGGGAGAAGACAATATGGCTGTTGAAGAGGACTCTCATCTCCAT CCTACAGATGTGGAGCAGAGAGTGGAGACTGAACCCTTACTGATCAAAGATGAGGGGACAGCAGAGGATGTGTGGAAGACTGACCTTCAGGAAGAGCTCAGGATCACTGGAAAGG AGTCTGGTTCCAAACCTGGGAAACCACCATCCTTTGAGCAACGGCGCTGTGATGAGGACTTAATCACACAACCCAATATATCTCACAAAGACTCAGTGGAACATTACCCCAATTCTGATCGTCCAGAGGAACCAGGAACACCCCGGCTCGCATCTACAGAGGTGTTCAGCGCAGAGCAGCACCGGCTAGACGAGGACTCACTAGACCTAGTGATGGTGAAAGATGAGGAGCTGGATCAGACCACGGTCCTGGCAGGACCTGACCAATTTGTCATGGATGACAATGATGGGCAGCTGTGGACATCTGTGGGTCCAGGCAGAGACACTGATCCTGATGGCCACCCAGATTTCTCCTTTCATTCCACAGAAGAGTACTCTCAGAATATCTCAATTTTCCCATCTCATAGTGGGCTGCCACCCATTCCTACGATGACCAATGAAGTGGGGCCATCGCTTCACTCTTctatatggaaaccacatgcaAACGTGTTCAGTGCAGCAAAACACATGAAAAGACATGTCAGGACATCGTCTGATGAGACTAGTCAACAGATGCCCGAGGGACAGAGTAGCGAGACGCTAAACTCAAATAATGAAGGAAATAGTTTAGCTCTACAGCCAAGGCAGCATCAATACAGGGCTTCAGAAGCAACAGTGAGATTGAGTGAGTGCATGACAGGGTCAAACATGGCCACCACCTCCACCTTCTCTGGATACAGCCTGAGTCACAGTAGTTTTAACATGGTGAAGAGAATGAGGACTCAGTGGAGGTCGGGTGGCACCACCGAGAGGCGTTTCAGCTGCACCTTCTGTGGGAAGAGCTTCCAGCGTCTCTGCCAGCTCAAAGTACACCTCCGGAGTCACACCGGAGAGAAACCGTACACCTGCGAACAGTGTGGCAGGAGTTTTACCCAGCAGTGCAACCTGATCAGACATGCTATGGTCCACAGCGGGGAGAAGCCATATGAGTGCACACAGTGTGGGAAGTGCTTCACCCGGCGCTCCAAAATGATGTCACATCAAAGAACTCACATAGGAGAGTGTGCA cctCCAACGTCTCAATATATGGTACCTGCATACCCTGGGGATCCACACAGAAGTTTAATGTCGTCTCAGACCAGATGGAACAAAGTTAATAATTGCATCATTTTTTGGACAACATTTTCTATGGGAAAATTTGGTTCATAA